The following are encoded in a window of Impatiens glandulifera chromosome 5, dImpGla2.1, whole genome shotgun sequence genomic DNA:
- the LOC124940727 gene encoding polcalcin Che a 3-like, whose product MGDTPEDKAERERIFKRFDANGDGQISSSELGDALKTLGSVAGDEVKRMMSEIDTDGDGFISFEEFTAFALANPVLIKDVSKSF is encoded by the coding sequence ATGGGCGATACTCCTGAGGATAAGGCCGAAAGAGAGAGGATTTTCAAGCGATTCGATGCAAATGGCGACGGTCAAATCTCTTCTTCGGAATTGGGTGATGCACTAAAGACACTTGGCTCTGTTGCCGGAGACGAGGTCAAGCGAATGATGTCTGAAATCGATACGGATGGCGATGGTTTCATTTCTTTTGAAGAGTTTACAGCTTTTGCTCTTGCGAATCCAGTCCTCATCAAGGATGTCTCCAagagtttttaa